From Juglans regia cultivar Chandler chromosome 6, Walnut 2.0, whole genome shotgun sequence, the proteins below share one genomic window:
- the LOC108987630 gene encoding uncharacterized protein LOC108987630, translating to MWGFGGRCYWGRKERGGKVEGIVVVFAWMSSEERHVRNYVELYSSLGWNSLVCHSEFLNSFFPEKAAALAANVLNELAQELKIRPCPIVLASFSGGPKACMYKVLQIIDGKCEGQQILDGFQLVRDCISGHIYDSSPVDFTSDIGTKFVLHPTVLKMSHPPRLASWIAHSISSGLDTLFLSRFESQRAEYWQTLYSSISMQAPYLVLCSENDDLAPFEVIFNFTQRIQDLGGDVKLVKWKDSPHVGHYRHYPIDYKAAVTELLGKAAKVYSQRIRRLEGDRMGIEGTQDAIPEPICDLRKATNNAHSFHGVATGPSDHYFLPTSMEYYDGKGIDSLQDEHKEGLIHLPSLPSISAHGVLGQILFDVCVPKTVEDWDIKSSPLNGRRFTPTRRHTAFNPIKCIRRSRL from the exons ATGTGGGGATTTGGGGGTAGGTGTTAttggggaagaaaagaaaggggtGGGAAAGTAGAGGGGATAGTGGTGGTATTCGCATGGATGTCGAGCGAGGAGAGGCACGTAAGGAACTACGTAGAGCTCTACTCGTCTTTGGGCTGGAATTCTCTCGTCTGCCATTCCGAGTTTCTCAATTC GTTCTTCCCTGAGAAGGCCGCGGCTCTAGCAGCTAATGTTCTCAATGAACTTGCCCAG GAACTAAAGATTAGGCCATGCCCTATAGTTCTTGCATCTTTTTCTGGTGGTCCTAAAGCTTGCATGTACAAGGTCCTTCAG ATAATTGATGGAAAGTGTGAAGGACAGCAAATTTTG GATGGCTTCCAACTGGTTAGAGACTGTATATCTGGTCATATCTATGATTCCAGTCCTGTGGATTTTACCAGCGATATCGGCACTAAATTTGTTCTTCACCCAACTGTACTCAAAATGTCCCATCCACCAAGATTAGCATCATGGATTGCCCACAGCATTTCTTCCGGTCTTGATACCCTCTTCCTCAGCCGATTTGAATCACAGCGTGCTGAGTATTGGCAAACTCTGTACTCTTCTATT aGCATGCAGGCCCCATATCTTGTTTTGTGCTCTGAAAATGACGATCTTGCTCCCTTTGAAGTTATCTTCAATTTTACTCAACGAATACAAGATCTTGGGGGTGACGTTAAGCTGGTGAAATGGAAAGACTCTCCACACGTAG GTCATTATCGGCATTATCCAATTGACTACAAAGCTGCTGTGACCGAGCTTCTTGGTAAGGCAGCGAAGGTTTATTCTCAAAGAATTCGTCGACTTGAAGGGGATAGGATGGGCATAGAGGGAACACAGGATGCGATCCCCGAGCCAATTTGTGACCTGAGGAAAGCAACAAACAATGCACATAGCTTTCACGGTGTTGCCACCGGACCTAGTGACCATTACTTCTTGCCCACTTCGATGGAGTATTACGATGGTAAAGGTATCGATTCGTTGCAAGATGAACACAAGGAAGGTTTGATCCACCTGCCTAGTCTGCCAAGCATTAGTGCCCATGGTGTTCTTGGTCAAATTCTTTTCGACGTCTGTGTTCCAAAGACAGTTGAAGATTGGGACATAAAATCAAGTCCTTTAAATGGCCGCCGGTTTACTCCCACAAGGAGGCACACTGCATTCAATCCCATCAAATGCATACGTCGCTCTAGACTATAA
- the LOC108987634 gene encoding putative dihydroflavonol 4-reductase, which produces MKVLVTGASGFLGGRLCHALLRQGHTIRALVRRTSDCSSLPPPTDGDASFEIVCGDVTDHQSLLAACSDCQVVFHVAGLVEPWLPDPSKFFSVNVGGLKNVLQAVRETKTVEKLIYTSSFFALGPTDGYVADENQVHHENFFCTEYEKSKALADKVAMQAASDGLPIVAVYPGVIYGPGKVTAGNIVARMLVERFNGRLPGYIGSGNDKFSFSHVDDVVEGHIAAMNKGRPGERYLLTGENASFRHVFDLSAIITETKKPLFNIPYWVIEGYGWVSVLFSRITGRLPLISPPTVRVLRHQWAYSCEKAKLDLDYNPRGLKEGLAEMLLWLKNLGLIKF; this is translated from the exons ATGAAGGTACTGGTGACCGGTGCATCCGGTTTCCTAGGCGGAAGACTCTGCCACGCCCTGCTCCGACAAGGCCACACCATTCGGGCCTTGGTTCGCCGGACCAGCGACTGCTCGTCTCTCCCTCCGCCCACCGACGGCGACGCTTCCTTCGAAATCGTCTGTGGTGATGTGACCGACCACCAGTCCCTCCTGGCTGCCTGCTCCGACTGTCAAGTCGTCTTCCACGTAGCTGGCCTTGTCGAACCCTGGCTTCCTGATCCTTCTAAGTTCTTCTCA GTGAATGTTGGAGGGTTGAAGAATGTCTTACAGGCAGTGCGAGAGACGAAGACCGTTGAAAAGCTTATATACACGTCCTCTTTTTTCGCTCTTGGACCAACCGATGGATATGTTGCTGATGAGAATCAA GTTCATCATGAGAACTTTTTCTGTACTGAATATGAGAAATCGAAGGCCTTAGCTGATAAGGTCGCAATGCAAGCAGCATCCGATGGGCTTCCAATAGTGGCAGTTTATCCCGGAGTTATTTATGGACCGGGAAAGGTCACCGCTGGAAACATTGTTGCCCGAATG TTAGTCGAACGCTTTAATGGGCGGTTACCTGGCTATATAGGGTCTGGAAATGATAAATTCTCTTTTAGCCATGTTGATGATGTAGTAGAGGGCCATATTGCGGCAATGAACAAAGGACGACCTGGTGAAAGATATCTACTGACAGGAGAAAATGCATCATTCAGGCATGTTTTTGATTTATCTGCTATCATCACTGAGACAAAAAAACCTCTGTTTAATATCCCTTATTGGGTGATTGAGGGATATGGCTGGGTCTCAGTTCTTTTCTCACGAATTACGGGACGGCTTCCTCTGATCAGCCCTCCG ACTGTGCGTGTTTTAAGACATCAGTGGGCATATTCCTGTGAGAAGGCTAAACTAGATTTGGATTACAACCCTAGAGGCTTGAAGGAAGGGCTAGCAGAGATGCTACTCTGGCTGAAGAACTTGGGCTTGATAAAATTCTGA